The following are from one region of the Salinirussus salinus genome:
- a CDS encoding phosphoglycerate kinase — protein sequence MNYRTLDDLAGGQRVVVRLDLNSPVEDGRVRDNRRFSRHARTVRDLVDADHGVAVLAHQGRPGRDTFLPLEQHADILAGHVDHPVEYVPDTYGAEALAAIRDLEGGDVVVLENVRMTEDELPEKPPEEHAESDLVRTLAPEFDAYVGDAYSTAHRSHASIVGLPTVMEAYAGRVMVAEYEANSAIATRDFEGEVTMVAGGKKATDVIEVMTALEDKVDNFLLGGIAGELFLRAVGYEVGRDIGDMDLYDTQYEQNRERIQRLIEAHPSELVFPTDLAYEGDDGRRHEDTVADVKNKDDDYLDVGTDTIERYADIAANSEAVFVKGALGVFEDERFSDGTVRVLEAVARCDCFSVVGGGDTSRAIEMYGMDEADFSHVSIAGGAYINALTGEPLAGVEALRQVDGEPETQA from the coding sequence ATGAACTACAGGACGCTGGACGACCTCGCGGGGGGCCAGCGGGTCGTCGTCCGGCTGGACCTGAACTCCCCGGTCGAGGACGGCCGGGTGCGGGACAACCGTCGGTTCTCCCGGCACGCCAGGACCGTCCGCGACCTCGTCGACGCCGACCACGGAGTCGCCGTCCTCGCCCACCAGGGCCGTCCCGGCCGCGACACGTTCCTCCCGCTCGAACAGCACGCCGACATCCTCGCCGGTCACGTCGACCACCCGGTCGAGTACGTCCCCGACACCTACGGCGCGGAGGCGCTCGCGGCCATCCGGGACCTGGAAGGCGGCGACGTCGTCGTGCTCGAGAACGTCCGGATGACGGAGGACGAACTCCCGGAAAAGCCCCCCGAGGAACACGCCGAGAGCGACCTCGTGCGGACGCTGGCCCCGGAGTTCGACGCCTACGTCGGCGACGCCTACTCGACGGCCCACCGCAGCCACGCCTCCATCGTCGGCCTGCCGACTGTGATGGAGGCATACGCCGGCCGCGTGATGGTCGCCGAGTACGAGGCCAACTCCGCGATCGCCACCCGCGACTTCGAGGGCGAGGTGACGATGGTCGCCGGCGGGAAGAAAGCCACCGACGTCATCGAGGTGATGACCGCCCTCGAGGACAAGGTCGACAACTTCCTTCTGGGCGGGATCGCCGGCGAACTCTTCCTGCGCGCGGTGGGGTACGAGGTCGGCCGCGACATCGGCGACATGGACCTGTACGACACACAGTACGAACAGAACCGCGAGCGGATCCAGCGCCTGATCGAGGCCCACCCCAGCGAACTCGTCTTCCCGACGGACCTGGCCTACGAGGGCGACGACGGCCGGCGCCACGAGGACACCGTCGCCGACGTCAAGAACAAGGACGACGACTACCTCGACGTCGGTACCGACACCATCGAGCGCTACGCCGACATCGCTGCCAACTCCGAGGCGGTGTTCGTCAAGGGCGCGCTCGGCGTCTTCGAGGACGAGCGGTTCAGCGACGGGACGGTCCGCGTGCTGGAAGCGGTCGCCCGGTGTGACTGCTTCTCGGTCGTCGGCGGCGGTGACACCTCCCGCGCCATCGAGATGTACGGGATGGACGAGGCCGACTTCTCGCACGTCTCCATCGCCGGCGGTGCCTACATCAACGCCCTCACCGGCGAGCCGCTGGCTGGCGTCGAGGCGCTCCGCCAGGTCGACGGGGAGCCGGAGACGCAGGCGTAG
- a CDS encoding Hsp20/alpha crystallin family protein, whose protein sequence is MRDDRDDRDDPFDEFFEEIERMMNEMMGGNADFRVQQGGPSGTGADRGGHDAHLDVHETDEEVRVVADIPGVEKEDIDLRCDGETLTLRASGETREYEERVSLPTAVDEHSASATYNNGILEVTFDPAEETSTSIDI, encoded by the coding sequence ATGCGAGACGACCGCGACGACCGGGACGACCCGTTCGACGAGTTCTTCGAGGAGATCGAGCGCATGATGAACGAGATGATGGGCGGGAACGCCGACTTCCGCGTCCAGCAGGGCGGCCCCTCCGGAACCGGCGCCGACCGCGGCGGGCACGACGCCCACCTCGACGTCCACGAGACCGACGAGGAGGTGCGCGTCGTCGCCGACATCCCCGGCGTCGAGAAGGAGGACATCGACCTCCGGTGTGACGGCGAGACGCTCACGCTCCGGGCCAGCGGCGAGACCCGCGAGTACGAGGAGCGGGTCTCGCTGCCGACCGCCGTCGACGAACACTCCGCGAGCGCCACCTACAACAACGGCATTCTGGAGGTCACCTTCGACCCCGCCGAGGAGACCTCCACCAGCATCGATATCTGA
- a CDS encoding ATP-grasp domain-containing protein: MLRLAVATDAETRERVADPLAERGVDVAYVQTAERTLPLDADLGEFDCGFVFPPRMAEGGVASELLDVPWVNGREAVLRSRHKGEALARLQGAGLPVPESVVVSDPVSEADLAAAFERFDPPVVVKPNAATRGIGVAKATDLDSFLGVCDYLDLVHDYQATGDKSFLVQEYLPDARDYRAMLVDGEYVGAVERRLPDGALAAGQWKHNVHRGAEATGVDLAPELRELAEDAADAMGIDWLGVDLLVTDERAVVNETNARPTVDAATKYEDGFYDELAGLVKRTAAESP, from the coding sequence ATGCTCCGGCTTGCGGTCGCCACCGACGCCGAGACCCGCGAGCGGGTCGCCGACCCCCTCGCCGAGCGCGGGGTCGACGTGGCGTACGTCCAGACTGCCGAACGCACGCTCCCCCTGGACGCGGACCTGGGCGAGTTCGACTGTGGCTTCGTCTTCCCCCCGCGGATGGCCGAGGGCGGCGTGGCCAGCGAACTGCTCGACGTGCCGTGGGTCAACGGCCGCGAGGCCGTCCTCCGCTCGCGACACAAGGGCGAGGCGCTTGCCCGCCTGCAGGGAGCGGGGCTGCCGGTCCCCGAGTCCGTCGTCGTCTCCGACCCCGTGAGCGAGGCCGACCTCGCGGCGGCCTTCGAGCGGTTCGACCCGCCCGTCGTGGTCAAGCCAAACGCCGCCACCCGGGGGATCGGAGTGGCGAAGGCGACCGACCTGGACTCCTTCCTGGGCGTCTGTGACTACCTCGACCTGGTCCACGACTACCAGGCCACCGGCGACAAGTCCTTTCTCGTCCAGGAGTACCTCCCCGACGCGCGGGACTACCGGGCGATGCTCGTCGACGGGGAGTACGTCGGCGCCGTGGAACGCCGACTGCCCGACGGAGCGCTGGCGGCCGGGCAGTGGAAACACAACGTCCACCGCGGGGCCGAGGCGACCGGCGTCGACCTCGCCCCCGAGCTTCGCGAGCTGGCCGAGGACGCCGCCGACGCGATGGGTATCGACTGGCTCGGCGTCGACCTTCTGGTCACCGACGAGCGGGCGGTCGTCAACGAGACCAACGCCCGCCCGACGGTCGACGCGGCGACGAAGTACGAGGACGGCTTCTACGACGAACTCGCGGGGCTCGTCAAACGGACGGCGGCGGAGTCACCATAA
- a CDS encoding class I SAM-dependent methyltransferase yields MNAAREFDAWAADGRDRGMEDRHWHTAKHALARMPVEAGETVLDLGTGSGYALRALRETADIGRGYGLDASPEMLRNARSYTDDPAVGFLRGDFGSLPLAGNSVDHVWSMEAFYYAQDPGRTLREVRRVLRPGGTFYCAVNYFEENEHSHGWQDNIDVEMVRWSGPEYREAFREAGLSVAAQDTIPDEETEIPPAEAFPTEDWETREAMVERYREYGTLLTVGVAPE; encoded by the coding sequence ATGAACGCCGCACGCGAGTTCGATGCCTGGGCCGCCGACGGCCGCGACCGGGGGATGGAAGACCGGCACTGGCACACCGCAAAGCACGCGCTGGCGCGGATGCCCGTCGAGGCCGGCGAGACGGTGTTGGACCTGGGCACGGGGTCGGGCTACGCGCTGCGGGCGCTGCGCGAGACCGCCGACATCGGTCGCGGCTACGGGCTGGACGCCTCCCCGGAGATGCTGCGCAACGCCCGGTCGTACACCGATGACCCCGCGGTCGGCTTCCTCCGGGGCGATTTCGGCTCGCTTCCGCTGGCCGGGAACAGCGTCGACCACGTGTGGTCGATGGAGGCCTTCTACTACGCGCAGGACCCGGGCCGAACCCTGCGGGAGGTCCGTCGTGTGCTCCGGCCCGGCGGGACCTTCTACTGCGCGGTCAACTACTTCGAGGAGAACGAACACAGCCACGGCTGGCAGGACAACATCGACGTGGAGATGGTCCGCTGGAGCGGCCCGGAGTACCGCGAAGCCTTCCGGGAGGCCGGGCTGTCCGTCGCCGCCCAGGACACCATCCCAGACGAGGAGACGGAGATCCCGCCCGCCGAGGCGTTCCCCACCGAGGACTGGGAGACCCGCGAGGCGATGGTCGAGCGCTACCGGGAGTACGGGACGCTCCTGACGGTGGGCGTCGCGCCGGAGTGA
- a CDS encoding 50S ribosomal protein L16 — MSDKPASMYRDIDKPAYTRREYITGIPGSKIAQHQMGDKQTEGDDYPVQISLLVEESVQLRHGSMEASRLSANRYLIQELGEENYKMVLRKFPHQVIRENKQATGAGADRVSDGMRQSFGKIVGTAARVQAGERLFTAYCDVDQADAVKEAFRRAYNKITPSCRVKVERGQELLIA, encoded by the coding sequence ATGTCGGACAAGCCAGCGTCGATGTACCGAGACATCGACAAGCCCGCCTACACGCGCCGGGAGTACATCACCGGCATTCCCGGCTCGAAGATCGCACAGCACCAGATGGGTGACAAACAGACCGAGGGCGACGACTATCCCGTCCAGATATCGCTTCTCGTCGAGGAGTCCGTCCAGCTCCGCCACGGCTCGATGGAGGCCTCCCGCCTGTCGGCCAACCGGTACCTGATCCAGGAGCTCGGCGAGGAAAACTACAAGATGGTGCTCCGGAAGTTCCCCCACCAGGTCATCCGGGAGAACAAGCAGGCCACCGGCGCGGGCGCGGACCGTGTCTCCGACGGCATGCGCCAGTCCTTCGGGAAGATCGTCGGCACCGCGGCCCGGGTCCAGGCCGGCGAGCGCCTCTTTACCGCCTACTGCGACGTCGACCAGGCCGACGCCGTCAAGGAAGCCTTCCGCCGGGCGTACAACAAGATCACCCCCTCCTGCCGGGTCAAGGTCGAGCGCGGGCAGGAACTGCTCATCGCCTAA
- a CDS encoding glutathione S-transferase family protein, whose protein sequence is MNMLVDGEWVTDAYQETDDDGEFQRQETMFRDRVEDDPDARFRPEAGRYHLYVSYACPWAHRTLLVRALKGLEDAITVDVVGPYRDEGGWQFTPEKEGCTPDTLNGSDYLREVYQAADDDVTGRVTVPVLWDKQEGTIVNNESKEILRMLDTEFGEVATRDVDLYPEGYREEVDRVIEAIYEPINNGVYRCGFANSQGAYDEAAEELFGALDHWDSVLEDQRYLAGDRLTEADICMFTTLVRFDEVYHTHFMCNHKLVREYDNLWPYLRDLYQTPGVAETVHMDHITEHYYTTHPDVSPKRIVPVGPDPDFEAPHDRDELPGEPPAALGEPAAAD, encoded by the coding sequence ATGAACATGCTCGTAGACGGCGAGTGGGTGACCGACGCCTACCAGGAGACCGACGACGACGGCGAGTTCCAGCGCCAGGAGACGATGTTCCGGGACCGAGTCGAGGACGACCCCGACGCCCGCTTCCGGCCCGAGGCCGGCCGCTATCACCTGTATGTCAGCTACGCCTGCCCGTGGGCCCACCGGACGCTGCTCGTGCGGGCGCTGAAGGGGCTGGAGGACGCCATCACCGTCGACGTGGTCGGCCCCTACCGCGACGAGGGCGGCTGGCAGTTCACCCCCGAGAAGGAGGGCTGTACCCCCGACACCCTCAACGGCAGCGACTACCTCCGGGAGGTCTACCAGGCCGCCGACGACGACGTGACGGGGCGGGTGACCGTTCCCGTACTCTGGGACAAACAGGAGGGGACCATCGTCAACAACGAGTCCAAGGAGATCCTCCGGATGCTCGACACCGAGTTCGGCGAGGTCGCGACCCGGGACGTCGACCTCTACCCCGAGGGCTACCGCGAGGAGGTCGACCGGGTCATCGAAGCGATCTACGAGCCGATCAACAACGGCGTCTACCGGTGTGGCTTCGCCAACAGCCAGGGGGCCTACGACGAGGCCGCCGAGGAGCTGTTCGGCGCACTCGACCACTGGGATTCGGTGCTCGAAGACCAGCGCTATCTCGCCGGCGACCGGCTGACCGAGGCGGACATCTGCATGTTCACCACGCTGGTCCGGTTCGACGAGGTCTACCACACACACTTCATGTGCAACCACAAGCTCGTCCGGGAGTACGACAACCTCTGGCCGTATCTGCGTGACCTTTACCAGACTCCCGGCGTCGCCGAGACGGTGCACATGGACCATATCACGGAACACTACTACACCACCCACCCCGACGTCAGCCCCAAGCGGATCGTTCCGGTGGGGCCGGATCCGGACTTCGAGGCGCCTCACGACCGGGACGAGCTGCCGGGCGAGCCGCCGGCGGCGCTTGGCGAGCCGGCCGCGGCCGACTGA
- a CDS encoding DUF429 domain-containing protein, translated as MAGEFYVGVDWSSGSWFAVVFDREGFDHAGVFEEVGALWERYEDRAERVFIDMPVGLVEEGDPVRACDRQARAVLGPRSRSVFTPPVREATRKRRYPAAKRVNERKADRGLSKQAFNISDGIAAVDQLLQNVPEARAAFRECHPEVCFRALAGEPLAHSKRKAGGYAERMRALAGFDSEAAPTVQAAAEAAGGAEVAVDDVLDAVALAYTARPGPGELFTLPPEPPTDAAGLPMEMVYRAPEPLDPGVE; from the coding sequence ATGGCCGGTGAGTTCTACGTCGGTGTGGACTGGAGTTCGGGGTCGTGGTTCGCCGTCGTCTTCGACCGCGAGGGGTTCGACCACGCCGGCGTCTTCGAGGAGGTGGGCGCGCTCTGGGAGCGGTACGAGGACCGCGCCGAGCGGGTGTTCATCGACATGCCGGTCGGGCTCGTCGAGGAGGGCGACCCGGTCCGGGCGTGTGACCGCCAGGCCCGCGCCGTGCTGGGGCCGCGCAGCCGGTCGGTGTTCACGCCGCCGGTCCGCGAGGCCACCCGCAAGCGCCGGTACCCCGCGGCCAAGCGGGTCAACGAGCGCAAGGCCGACCGCGGGCTCTCGAAGCAGGCGTTCAACATCTCGGACGGCATCGCGGCCGTCGACCAGTTACTCCAGAACGTCCCCGAGGCCCGGGCGGCCTTCCGGGAGTGTCACCCGGAGGTGTGTTTCCGGGCGCTCGCCGGCGAGCCGCTCGCTCACTCCAAGCGGAAGGCGGGGGGGTACGCCGAGCGGATGCGGGCGCTGGCGGGCTTCGACAGCGAGGCCGCCCCCACCGTCCAGGCTGCCGCCGAGGCCGCCGGCGGGGCCGAGGTAGCCGTCGATGACGTCCTCGACGCGGTCGCGCTGGCGTACACGGCCCGTCCGGGGCCGGGCGAGCTGTTCACGCTCCCGCCCGAGCCGCCGACCGACGCCGCCGGCCTCCCGATGGAGATGGTCTACCGCGCCCCGGAACCGCTGGACCCCGGCGTGGAGTGA
- a CDS encoding pyridoxamine 5'-phosphate oxidase family protein, with translation MSVPDEVVDRVAGQPYSAFLATAVDDRPHVAPVWYLYDDGRVYFFTQGRKLANVRRNPRVALAIEGEEAAWLALVRGTATVREDGELRREVADRLFEQYLDDGGAAYRDADGDPQGALVDVEVGSATLREN, from the coding sequence ATGAGCGTCCCCGACGAGGTCGTCGACCGGGTCGCCGGCCAGCCGTACTCCGCGTTTCTCGCCACCGCGGTCGACGACCGCCCGCACGTCGCGCCGGTCTGGTACCTCTACGACGACGGCCGCGTCTACTTCTTCACGCAGGGCCGGAAGCTGGCCAACGTCCGGCGCAACCCTCGCGTCGCGCTCGCTATCGAGGGCGAGGAGGCCGCGTGGCTCGCCCTCGTCCGCGGGACGGCGACGGTCCGCGAGGACGGGGAACTCCGCCGGGAGGTCGCCGACCGGCTGTTCGAGCAGTATCTCGACGACGGCGGCGCGGCCTACCGCGACGCCGACGGCGACCCGCAGGGGGCGCTGGTCGACGTCGAGGTCGGGTCGGCGACGCTGCGGGAGAACTGA
- a CDS encoding amidase, with amino-acid sequence MTVTETPLAEVAAALRAGEHDPVAYAGRLCDRVDERDPEIRAFYEECDRRGRVQSAAEGVADSYDPDGRPPLFGVPVGVKDIVHVDGFTTRAGSALPPELFGGDGAPEAAVVERLREAGAVVLGKTVTTEFAGFAPGLTRNPHNTDHTPGGSSSGSAAAVAAGMTPLALGTQTGGSVVRPAAFCGIVGFKPSFDRVPTDGVLTRSASVDHVGLFTQDVAGARLAASALCDGWERAGGPGDRSGDTGGRPTLGVPEGPYLDRADPEGLAAFREQVAALADAGYEVVRARPFEAYERVDRQHLDLTTGEVAREHEAWFAEYEPFYRTTTAETIREGLSVSDERLAGTRAGRERTRERVHGRMDAAGVDLWVCPAAPGPAPGSIATTGDSVMNRPWTYAGLPAVTVPAGRVDGLPVGLQCVGRFGSDERLLARVAGLADALGTV; translated from the coding sequence ATGACTGTCACCGAGACCCCGCTGGCGGAGGTCGCGGCCGCGCTCCGGGCCGGCGAGCACGACCCCGTCGCGTACGCCGGGCGGCTGTGTGACCGCGTCGACGAGCGCGACCCCGAGATACGGGCGTTTTACGAGGAGTGTGACCGCCGCGGGCGGGTGCAGTCGGCGGCCGAGGGAGTGGCCGACAGCTACGACCCCGACGGGCGCCCGCCGCTGTTCGGCGTCCCGGTCGGCGTGAAGGACATCGTCCACGTCGACGGCTTCACGACCCGGGCCGGGTCGGCGCTCCCGCCGGAGCTGTTCGGCGGCGACGGCGCCCCGGAGGCCGCCGTCGTCGAGCGGCTCCGCGAGGCCGGCGCGGTGGTGCTGGGCAAGACCGTCACCACGGAGTTCGCCGGCTTCGCGCCCGGGCTGACCCGCAATCCACACAACACCGACCACACGCCGGGCGGCTCCTCCAGCGGCTCCGCAGCGGCGGTCGCCGCCGGAATGACTCCGCTGGCGCTCGGGACCCAGACCGGCGGCTCCGTCGTCCGGCCTGCGGCCTTCTGCGGGATAGTGGGGTTCAAACCGAGCTTCGACCGGGTCCCGACCGACGGCGTGCTCACGCGGTCGGCGAGCGTCGACCACGTCGGGCTGTTCACACAGGACGTGGCCGGGGCCCGGCTGGCCGCCAGCGCCCTCTGTGACGGCTGGGAGCGCGCCGGCGGCCCCGGGGACCGCAGCGGCGACACCGGCGGGCGCCCCACGCTCGGCGTCCCCGAGGGACCCTACCTCGACCGGGCCGACCCCGAGGGACTCGCCGCGTTCCGCGAGCAAGTGGCTGCCCTCGCCGACGCCGGCTACGAGGTCGTTCGAGCACGGCCCTTCGAAGCGTACGAGCGGGTCGACCGCCAGCATCTCGACCTCACGACCGGGGAGGTCGCCCGCGAGCACGAGGCGTGGTTCGCGGAGTACGAACCCTTCTACCGGACGACGACCGCCGAGACGATACGGGAGGGACTGAGCGTGAGCGACGAGCGACTCGCCGGGACACGGGCGGGCCGCGAGCGGACGCGCGAGCGGGTTCACGGGCGGATGGACGCGGCGGGCGTGGACCTCTGGGTCTGTCCGGCCGCCCCCGGACCCGCACCCGGGAGCATCGCGACCACGGGAGACAGCGTGATGAACAGACCCTGGACCTACGCCGGGCTGCCGGCGGTGACGGTCCCGGCGGGCCGGGTCGACGGGCTGCCGGTCGGGCTCCAGTGTGTCGGCCGGTTCGGGAGCGACGAGCGGCTGCTTGCGCGGGTCGCCGGGCTCGCCGACGCCCTGGGGACCGTGTAG
- a CDS encoding universal stress protein, whose product MYERILVPTDGSAGTTHVALQAIDLAEQYDATLYTLYVVNDDTRSLLPGGGDELRDRGRRAVDRVAKLAESHDVETITEIREGDPAGTILDYAGEVGANVIVAGTHGRSGVERRVIGSVAERLVRHANCPVMTVRLPETDETVDDADHAAELAADALEEAGYDADVTGTERQRNVWVVEAATGDRTLVVYVDPVTQRTSVVSR is encoded by the coding sequence ATGTACGAGCGGATCCTGGTCCCGACCGACGGCAGCGCCGGCACGACCCACGTCGCGCTCCAGGCGATCGACCTCGCCGAGCAGTACGACGCGACGCTGTACACCCTCTATGTCGTCAACGACGACACCAGGTCGCTGCTGCCCGGTGGCGGCGACGAGCTCCGCGACCGCGGCCGGCGCGCGGTCGACCGGGTGGCCAAGCTCGCGGAATCACACGACGTCGAGACTATCACGGAGATCCGGGAGGGCGACCCCGCGGGGACGATCCTCGACTACGCCGGGGAGGTCGGCGCCAACGTCATCGTCGCCGGCACCCACGGCCGCTCGGGGGTCGAGCGCCGCGTCATCGGGAGCGTCGCCGAGCGGCTGGTCAGACACGCCAACTGCCCGGTGATGACCGTCCGGCTCCCCGAGACCGACGAGACCGTCGACGACGCCGACCACGCTGCGGAACTCGCCGCCGACGCCCTCGAGGAGGCGGGCTACGACGCCGACGTCACCGGGACCGAACGACAGCGAAACGTCTGGGTCGTCGAGGCGGCGACCGGCGACCGGACGCTCGTGGTCTACGTCGACCCGGTGACACAGCGCACGAGCGTCGTCTCGCGGTAA